One Cynocephalus volans isolate mCynVol1 chromosome 5, mCynVol1.pri, whole genome shotgun sequence DNA window includes the following coding sequences:
- the LOC134379029 gene encoding adenylate cyclase type 10-like, protein MATGEREVVPPLWSVGARLAALLPDLLVFRKPRGSKPELATAQGVLLGVHVTGFTALMDRFSLTCKSEHDMDKLAHIFSYYISDIVEHILCFGGDILNITGNVLLALWTVERCQLSDIITLVAKCSLEIQEKFGIYHTREGQDLHLKIGSSS, encoded by the exons ATGGCGACTGGTGAGCGGGAGGTGGTGCCGCCTCTGTGGTCAGTGGGAGCCCGGTTGGCGGCCCTGCTTCCCGACTTGCTGGTCTTCCGGAAGCCCCGCGGATCGAAACCCGAGCTTGCCACGGCCCAGGGCGTCCTCCTAGGCGTCCACGTGACGG GATTTACAGCATTAATGGACAGGTTCAGTCTGACCTGCAAATCGGAACATGACATGGATAAACTGGCCCACATCTTCAGTTATTACATTAGTGACATCGTGGAGC ATATTCTCTGTTTTGGAGGTGATATCCTAAATATCACag GGAATGTGCTCCTGGCACTCTGGACAGTGGAACGGTGTCAACTGAGTGACATCATTACCCTGGTGGCAAAATGCAGTCTGGAGATACAGGAGAAATTTGGAATCTACCATACCAGAGAAGGCCAGGACCTGCACCTAAAGATAGGTAGTAGCTCCTAA